The Beijerinckiaceae bacterium genome has a window encoding:
- a CDS encoding phosphatase PAP2 family protein: MPNHLAMPDHSAQLRAVQGEASPKALWTEKFLRADLAAVRIISRSANSTVGRVFAVSISRLGNGWLYPLMGLIIFECLGRAGLRVAVLGGLNAALLHCLFPYIKRRIGRPRPFRVDPRLPSLLAVLDEHSFPSGHAMTLSGVLVPIVLVWPAAGLSAVALMTCMAWSRIATAHHYPSDIFAGTALGVFLAYPLSIGFLAVW, encoded by the coding sequence ATGCCCAATCATTTGGCCATGCCAGACCACTCTGCTCAGCTTCGCGCGGTGCAAGGCGAAGCTTCTCCCAAGGCGTTGTGGACGGAAAAATTTCTGAGGGCAGACCTCGCCGCGGTTCGGATCATTTCTCGTTCAGCAAACTCGACCGTTGGACGCGTTTTCGCCGTCTCCATCAGCCGATTGGGGAATGGTTGGCTCTATCCGCTGATGGGGCTGATCATTTTCGAATGCTTGGGCCGCGCGGGATTGCGAGTTGCTGTCCTTGGAGGTCTGAACGCGGCCTTGCTGCACTGCCTTTTTCCCTACATCAAGCGCCGTATCGGTCGCCCTCGCCCCTTTCGGGTTGATCCACGCCTTCCGTCCTTACTCGCCGTTCTCGACGAGCACTCGTTTCCAAGCGGGCATGCGATGACATTGTCCGGTGTGCTCGTGCCAATCGTGCTTGTGTGGCCTGCGGCCGGCCTCTCGGCCGTCGCATTGATGACGTGCATGGCCTGGTCGCGAATCGCGACGGCGCATCATTATCCAAGCGATATTTTTGCCGGTACGGCCCTTGGCGTTTTTCTAGCCTATCCGCTGTCCATAGGTTTTCTCGCCGTTTGGTGA
- a CDS encoding SAM-dependent methyltransferase, whose product MGTVVTKDTISKAYARWAPIYDLVFGAVFAQARRAAIKAAERIGGRVLEVGVGTGISLPDYARSTRLVGVDLSEPMLRKAQEKVQELSLKNVEGLALMDAERMAFADQSFDVIVAQLVVTTVPNPEATLDEFVRVLKPGGEIVLVSRVGAEKGFRRFVEQGLTPITNRIGWRLEFPWARYARWTERQQRVRLLEHTPMPPFGHFSLIRFGKVAARAKQEIRLEEPV is encoded by the coding sequence ATGGGGACGGTGGTTACTAAAGACACGATTTCGAAGGCTTATGCCCGCTGGGCGCCGATCTATGATCTGGTTTTCGGCGCGGTGTTCGCCCAGGCCCGGCGCGCGGCCATCAAGGCGGCTGAACGGATTGGCGGACGCGTCCTTGAGGTCGGGGTCGGAACCGGCATATCGCTGCCGGATTATGCACGCTCAACTCGCCTCGTGGGGGTCGACCTCTCCGAACCAATGCTGCGCAAGGCGCAGGAAAAGGTCCAGGAATTATCTTTGAAAAATGTCGAGGGCCTGGCGCTCATGGATGCCGAGCGGATGGCCTTCGCCGATCAATCCTTCGACGTCATCGTCGCCCAATTGGTCGTCACCACGGTTCCAAATCCAGAAGCGACGCTCGATGAATTCGTCCGGGTGCTCAAACCCGGCGGTGAGATCGTGCTGGTGAGCCGCGTCGGCGCGGAAAAAGGCTTCCGTCGCTTTGTCGAACAGGGTCTGACGCCGATCACCAACAGGATCGGCTGGCGGCTGGAATTCCCTTGGGCGCGCTATGCACGCTGGACGGAACGCCAGCAGCGCGTGCGCTTGCTCGAGCATACTCCAATGCCGCCATTCGGCCATTTCTCTCTCATCCGTTTTGGCAAGGTCGCAGCGCGCGCCAAGCAAGAGATTCGGTTGGAGGAGCCCGTCTAA
- a CDS encoding alpha-mannosyltransferase: MKVLIATDAWHPQVNGVVRTLASLARSARSLGVTIDFLSPEGFYAIPLPTDPNLRLALPGRREIVRRIEQACPDAIHIATEGPIGHVVRAYCVKNGLPFTTSYTTRFPEYISARLPIPEDWSYAVLRRFHSAATVTMAATPSLMTELAHRGFKNLGMWTRGVDTEAFKPERAIDLDFPRPIFLSVGRLAVEKNLEAFLSLDLPGTKVVIGEGPQEAELRHRFPDAKFLGLLEGEILAAHVAAADAFVFPSRTDTFGIVQLEALASGVPIAAFPVTGPRDVVGNHPIGVLNDDLRAACLGALQISREACRAFALTRSWEKSALQFIGHINKVVIGGSRKPRLA, translated from the coding sequence ATGAAAGTACTTATCGCCACTGATGCTTGGCATCCCCAAGTCAACGGCGTCGTGCGCACCTTGGCGTCGCTCGCCCGCAGCGCCCGCAGCCTCGGGGTCACGATCGATTTTCTTTCGCCCGAAGGCTTTTATGCCATTCCCCTGCCGACCGATCCCAATCTGCGGCTGGCTCTGCCAGGCCGGCGGGAAATCGTGCGGCGGATCGAGCAAGCATGCCCCGACGCCATTCATATCGCGACCGAGGGTCCGATAGGTCACGTGGTGCGTGCCTATTGCGTGAAAAACGGACTGCCGTTCACCACCAGCTATACGACTCGATTTCCCGAATACATCTCGGCGCGTCTGCCGATCCCGGAGGATTGGAGCTACGCGGTGTTGCGCCGCTTCCATTCCGCCGCCACCGTCACGATGGCCGCGACCCCTTCCCTGATGACCGAGCTTGCGCACCGGGGATTTAAGAATCTCGGTATGTGGACGCGCGGCGTCGACACCGAAGCGTTCAAGCCGGAACGCGCGATCGACCTCGATTTTCCCCGCCCGATTTTCTTGAGCGTCGGCCGCCTAGCGGTCGAAAAGAACCTCGAGGCGTTTCTCTCGCTGGACCTCCCCGGCACCAAGGTCGTCATCGGCGAAGGCCCCCAGGAGGCCGAGTTGCGGCATCGCTTTCCCGACGCCAAATTTCTTGGGTTGTTGGAGGGTGAAATTTTGGCTGCGCATGTGGCTGCCGCCGACGCCTTCGTATTCCCCAGCCGTACCGACACATTCGGGATCGTGCAGCTTGAAGCGCTTGCAAGCGGCGTCCCGATTGCCGCTTTCCCCGTGACCGGCCCTAGAGACGTCGTTGGAAACCATCCCATCGGGGTACTCAACGACGATCTCCGCGCGGCTTGCTTGGGCGCGCTTCAAATCTCCCGCGAGGCGTGCCGGGCTTTCGCCCTGACCCGCTCGTGGGAGAAGAGTGCGCTGCAGTTCATCGGGCACATCAACAAAGTCGTAATCGGCGGTTCTCGCAAGCCACGGCTTGCCTAG